One Campylobacter sp. RM16192 genomic region harbors:
- a CDS encoding recombinase family protein yields MATIGYIRVSTDSQVTSNQKSEILSYAFDKGLKVDRFIDVILSSRKDTISRRIDELIASVAPCDIVIVSELSRLGRSTQEVLQTIDRLMTAKAELHIIKQAMVINPNNKDDFASKALVTLLSLFSELERDLISQRTKEALKVRKAQGVKLGKPKGSIQKSKYDEHKDRILELYGLGLSLNKIVDNHLKPVMGGCSVVSLSHYLKSRKLI; encoded by the coding sequence ATGGCAACTATAGGCTATATTAGGGTTTCAACTGATAGTCAAGTTACAAGCAATCAAAAGAGCGAAATACTTAGCTATGCTTTTGACAAGGGCTTAAAAGTAGATAGGTTTATAGACGTTATACTAAGCTCACGTAAAGACACCATAAGCAGGCGTATAGATGAGCTTATAGCATCCGTAGCCCCTTGTGATATAGTTATAGTGTCTGAGTTATCAAGGCTAGGGCGGTCTACACAGGAAGTCTTACAGACTATAGATAGGCTTATGACCGCTAAGGCTGAGCTACATATAATTAAGCAGGCTATGGTAATTAATCCAAACAATAAAGATGACTTTGCCTCTAAGGCTCTTGTAACCCTTTTAAGCCTATTTAGTGAGCTAGAGCGGGACTTAATAAGCCAAAGGACTAAGGAAGCCCTAAAGGTTCGTAAGGCTCAAGGGGTTAAACTAGGTAAGCCTAAGGGGTCTATTCAAAAATCTAAATATGATGAGCACAAAGACAGGATATTAGAGTTATACGGATTAGGGCTATCACTTAATAAAATAGTAGATAACCACTTAAAGCCTGTTATGGGCGGTTGTAGTGTCGTAAGTCTTAGCCATTATCTAAAGAGTAGGAAGCTGATATAA
- a CDS encoding WG repeat-containing protein: MFYLLKKIFNIKLPNFIKTNSTNINKYDIGNEKSKELDSDNFNNHLIRINKNNKYGYINTKGEEVIECKFDWADHFNEGLAVVKQNDKYGCINTIGEQIVECKFDEIDGFKYGLARVKKNNKYGYINTRGAEVIECKFDWADHFNEGLAVVKKGEKYGYINTRGAEVIECKFDWAGDFKDGLARVEKDNKWGYINIRGEQVVECKFDEIDEFNEGLAAVKKNNKYGYINTRGAEVIECKFDWAGDFKDGLARVEKDNKWGYINIRGEQVVEYKFGEVDGFQDGLAAVKKGNKWGYINTKGEEVIECKFDWAGDFKDGLAAVKKGNKWGYINTKGEEVIECKFDWAGDFKDGLAAVKKGNKWGYINTKGSQVTECKFDWAGDFKDGLGSVRKNNKYSYINTRGEQITEFEFDEVDGFKDGLAAVKKGNKWGYINTKGEEVIECKFDWAGDFKDGLARVSDKGKYGYINTNGNFIVYDENKNDIEVSGKFDWAYSFKDGLARVEKNNKYGYINTKGEEVIECKFDEIGDFKDGLARVSDKGKYGYINTKGEEIIECKFDEIGDFKDGLARVSDKGKYGYINTNGNFIVYDENKNDIEVSGKFDWAYSFKDGLARVEKNNKYGYINTKGEEVIECKFDLTDDFSEELAVIKKNNKYGYINTKGEEVIECKFDWAGGFKDGLAAVKKGNKWGYINTKGSQVTECKFDWADDFSEELAVIKKNNKYGYINTKGEEVIECKFDWAGDFKDGLAKAIQDNIEMIINKKGNLIIYN; the protein is encoded by the coding sequence ATGTTTTATTTATTAAAAAAAATATTTAATATAAAACTACCTAATTTCATAAAAACAAACAGCACCAATATAAACAAATACGATATTGGAAATGAAAAAAGTAAAGAATTAGACAGTGACAATTTTAACAATCATTTAATTAGAATAAATAAAAACAATAAATATGGATATATCAATACAAAAGGCGAAGAAGTAATAGAGTGTAAATTTGATTGGGCAGATCATTTTAATGAAGGTTTAGCTGTAGTAAAGCAAAATGATAAATATGGTTGCATAAATACCATAGGCGAGCAGATAGTAGAATGCAAATTTGATGAAATTGATGGATTTAAATATGGTTTGGCTAGAGTCAAAAAAAACAATAAATATGGATATATCAATACTAGAGGTGCGGAAGTAATAGAGTGTAAATTTGATTGGGCAGATCATTTTAATGAAGGTTTAGCTGTAGTAAAAAAAGGCGAAAAGTACGGTTATATCAATACTAGAGGTGCGGAAGTAATAGAGTGTAAATTTGATTGGGCAGGAGACTTTAAAGACGGGTTAGCAAGGGTAGAAAAAGATAATAAATGGGGATATATAAATATAAGAGGCGAGCAGGTAGTAGAATGCAAATTTGATGAAATTGATGAATTTAATGAAGGTCTAGCTGCGGTCAAAAAAAACAATAAATATGGATATATCAATACTAGAGGTGCGGAAGTAATAGAGTGTAAATTTGATTGGGCAGGAGACTTTAAAGACGGGTTAGCAAGGGTAGAAAAAGATAATAAATGGGGATATATAAATATAAGAGGCGAGCAGGTAGTAGAGTATAAATTTGGCGAAGTTGATGGTTTTCAAGACGGGTTGGCTGCGGTCAAAAAAGGTAATAAATGGGGGTATATAAACACCAAAGGCGAAGAAGTAATAGAGTGTAAATTTGATTGGGCAGGAGACTTTAAAGACGGGTTGGCTGCGGTCAAAAAAGGTAATAAATGGGGGTATATAAACACCAAAGGCGAAGAAGTAATAGAGTGTAAATTTGATTGGGCAGGAGACTTTAAAGACGGGTTGGCTGCAGTCAAAAAAGGTAATAAATGGGGGTATATAAACACCAAAGGCAGTCAAGTTACAGAGTGTAAATTTGATTGGGCAGGAGACTTTAAAGACGGATTAGGTTCTGTACGAAAAAACAACAAATACAGCTATATAAATACCAGAGGAGAACAAATAACAGAGTTCGAATTTGATGAGGTTGATGGTTTTAAAGACGGGTTGGCTGCAGTTAAAAAAGGTAACAAATGGGGGTATATAAACACCAAAGGCGAAGAAGTAATAGAGTGTAAATTTGATTGGGCAGGAGACTTTAAAGACGGGTTGGCAAGAGTATCAGACAAAGGAAAGTATGGATATATAAATACAAATGGAAATTTTATAGTATATGATGAAAACAAAAATGATATAGAGGTGTCAGGAAAATTTGATTGGGCCTATAGCTTTAAAGATGGATTGGCTAGGGTAGAAAAAAATAATAAATACGGATATATAAATACAAAAGGCGAAGAAGTAATAGAGTGTAAATTTGACGAAATTGGAGACTTTAAAGACGGGTTGGCAAGAGTATCAGACAAAGGAAAGTATGGATATATAAATACAAAAGGCGAAGAAATAATAGAGTGTAAATTTGACGAAATTGGAGACTTTAAAGACGGGTTGGCAAGAGTATCAGACAAAGGAAAGTATGGATATATAAATACAAATGGAAATTTTATAGTATATGATGAAAACAAAAATGATATAGAGGTGTCAGGAAAATTTGATTGGGCCTATAGCTTTAAAGATGGATTGGCTAGGGTAGAAAAAAATAATAAATACGGATATATAAATACAAAAGGCGAAGAAGTAATAGAGTGTAAATTTGATTTGACAGATGACTTTAGCGAAGAATTAGCTGTAATCAAGAAAAATAATAAATACGGATATATAAATACAAAAGGCGAAGAAGTAATAGAGTGTAAATTTGATTGGGCAGGAGGCTTTAAAGACGGGTTGGCTGCAGTCAAAAAAGGTAATAAATGGGGGTATATAAACACCAAAGGCAGTCAAGTTACAGAGTGTAAATTTGATTGGGCGGATGACTTTAGCGAAGAATTAGCTGTAATCAAGAAAAATAATAAATACGGATATATAAATACAAAAGGCGAAGAAGTAATAGAGTGTAAATTTGATTGGGCAGGAGACTTTAAAGACGGATTAGCCAAAGCGATACAAGATAATATTGAAATGATTATTAATAAAAAAGGTAACTTAATAATTTACAACTAA
- the cas1 gene encoding CRISPR-associated endonuclease Cas1: MRDKSDIKDFFETIDHNFLLDILNNHIKDSRITRLIELWIKNGIFSKFDYLSHTKGVHQGDVLSPLLSNIYLNQMDMFLHSKVIDFVRYADDFVILCRSKESAEQILAELKAFLSTIKLSINETKTAIHDQNSEFTFLGVNFKGSNLSISEEKRLSTLKKLSSQTRKPTIKESIENLNSYIFHLKSIKLKLLSLTQQDRLIKHFDETVTNLIRKFIKTTDKQTLVNELVNLEFPYPLTQQLKKSKLLSYYKNAKQPRIKCVENTIEAKKREYIKNFSHSSLIHITTPFYFLALSQGKFVLKEHGKIKHKFPINQTSQIIINADTSISSSVIKECSKKKIRIDFIDEKTNLSYATLFTSNSSITKTAISQISVVKTKKSLKIAQQFVIGKVKNQINYLKYLNKYHKILDSEIEAMQGILKNFILTSASATELMGYEGTSANSYWQAIAKAIDYKFGFSGRITKGATDTVNSALNYAYAILYSKVLKSIVAAGLSPHVSYLHALDEQKPTLAFDLIEEFRTFIVDRAIISMINKNEPFDIKDGLLSVDTRRNITKNVNEKLFAYTTFRSEELKTQDIITRQAYALKRSISENVKYKPFIARFQ, encoded by the coding sequence ATGCGTGATAAAAGTGACATAAAAGATTTCTTTGAGACCATAGATCATAATTTTTTGCTTGATATATTAAACAATCATATAAAAGACTCTCGTATCACTAGACTCATTGAACTTTGGATAAAAAACGGTATTTTTTCTAAATTTGACTATCTTTCTCACACTAAAGGCGTTCATCAAGGAGATGTTTTAAGCCCGCTACTTTCAAATATATATCTAAATCAAATGGATATGTTTTTACACTCAAAAGTCATCGATTTTGTGCGATATGCAGATGATTTTGTTATTTTATGCAGGTCTAAAGAGAGTGCAGAGCAAATCCTAGCTGAGCTTAAAGCTTTTTTATCCACTATCAAGCTATCTATAAACGAAACCAAAACTGCCATACATGATCAAAATAGTGAATTTACTTTTTTAGGTGTTAATTTTAAAGGTTCAAATTTAAGCATATCCGAAGAAAAGCGTCTATCTACCCTCAAAAAACTCTCATCACAAACCAGAAAACCGACTATAAAAGAGAGTATAGAGAATTTAAACTCTTACATATTTCATTTAAAAAGTATCAAGCTAAAGCTACTTTCTCTAACTCAGCAAGATAGACTTATCAAGCATTTTGATGAAACGGTTACAAATTTAATTAGAAAATTTATAAAAACTACCGACAAACAAACATTAGTAAACGAGCTTGTGAATTTGGAATTTCCTTATCCTCTAACCCAGCAGCTTAAAAAATCAAAGCTTCTGTCCTATTACAAAAACGCCAAGCAGCCTCGCATAAAGTGTGTCGAAAATACCATAGAAGCCAAAAAGCGCGAGTATATTAAAAATTTCTCGCATAGCAGTCTTATTCATATCACTACCCCGTTTTATTTTTTAGCTCTTTCTCAAGGCAAATTTGTTCTCAAAGAGCATGGCAAGATAAAGCATAAATTTCCCATAAATCAAACTTCACAAATCATAATAAACGCTGATACTTCTATAAGCTCGTCCGTCATCAAAGAGTGCTCTAAAAAGAAAATTCGTATAGATTTTATAGATGAAAAGACAAATTTAAGCTATGCCACACTTTTTACATCAAATAGCTCTATAACTAAAACAGCTATTTCTCAAATTTCAGTTGTAAAAACTAAAAAATCCCTTAAGATAGCTCAGCAATTCGTTATTGGCAAAGTAAAAAACCAAATTAACTATTTAAAATATCTAAACAAATACCATAAAATTTTAGATAGCGAAATAGAAGCCATGCAAGGTATTTTAAAAAATTTTATACTCACATCAGCTTCTGCAACGGAGCTTATGGGATATGAAGGCACAAGCGCTAACTCATACTGGCAGGCTATCGCAAAGGCTATTGATTACAAATTTGGCTTTTCCGGGCGCATCACTAAAGGTGCAACCGATACAGTTAATTCCGCACTTAACTATGCTTACGCTATACTTTACTCCAAAGTCTTAAAGTCTATAGTCGCAGCGGGTCTTTCTCCTCATGTATCATATTTACACGCATTAGACGAGCAAAAGCCCACTTTGGCATTTGATTTAATAGAAGAGTTTAGGACGTTTATAGTTGATCGTGCAATAATATCTATGATAAATAAAAATGAGCCTTTTGATATAAAGGATGGTTTATTAAGTGTCGATACTAGGCGTAATATCACTAAAAACGTCAATGAAAAACTATTTGCATATACTACATTTAGGAGTGAAGAGTTAAAAACACAAGATATCATAACCAGACAAGCATACGCACTTAAGCGTTCTATTTCGGAAAACGTGAAATATAAACCATTTATAGCGAGATTTCAATGA
- the cas2 gene encoding CRISPR-associated endonuclease Cas2 translates to MNLIICYDIRSTKRRNKVSNLLESYGIRANYSVFELDIKESDYHLIKAQISKLIEPKSDKVLFYRICKTCLAKSESLGEGKIFNPLDTYI, encoded by the coding sequence ATGAACCTAATAATATGTTACGATATACGATCCACCAAACGCAGAAATAAGGTCTCAAATTTATTAGAAAGCTATGGTATAAGAGCAAATTATTCTGTTTTTGAGCTTGATATAAAAGAGAGTGATTATCATCTTATAAAGGCTCAAATTTCAAAACTCATAGAGCCAAAAAGCGATAAAGTACTGTTTTATCGTATATGCAAAACTTGCCTGGCTAAAAGTGAAAGTCTAGGAGAAGGCAAAATTTTTAACCCACTTGATACTTACATCTAA